One Osmerus eperlanus chromosome 2, fOsmEpe2.1, whole genome shotgun sequence genomic window, tctgtctctctcctacctccctctctcttctatctctctctctctccttcctctctctctctccttccttcctctctctctctccttcctctctctctgtctacctctctctgtctctctctctctgtctacctctctctctctctctctctctctctctctctctctctctctctctctctctctctctctctctctctctctctctctctctctctctctctgtgtgtctctgtctctctctatgtctacctctctccagcacaaggagaagctggagaagcTGCGTTCGCAGGCGGAGCAGTTCTGCGGCCGTCTGGGGTGCTTCCACATGCCCTTCGCCTGGACCGCCATCCACCTCCTGAACATCGTCAGCAGCGTGGGCGGGCTGGACCGCTCCGACCCGGACTCCGACTCGGGTACTCATCCGGCCATCGTATCACCATGAAGGATGGGAGTCAAACCCTGCACTGAGTGAAATTCAGCTTTGTGGCTGGAGTGTTCCCCAAGATTCTGAAAGGCAAtgtgctctcttcccttcctgtcAGAACGCAAAGGCCATGGCACGTGGaacgagagaaaaaagaagggaTTCGAGCGGATGAGTGTGGGAGATGATATGTGTAACTTTGCCACCTTCCGTCCAGCCACCCTCACAGTCACAAACTTCTTTAAGCAGGTTAGTTAGGGtctgtcttagtgtgtgtgtgtttgtgtgttttcgaTGTAAATGGGGATGTTTGTTGATGTAGCAGAACTATGCGTGTGAGTGCTATGTCACAGGGTTTGTGTAAGTTTCTCCGTTTTTGTGataatctgctgtgtgtgtgtgtgtgtgtgtgtgtgtgtgtaggagggagaTAGGCTGAGTGACGAGGATCTCTACAAGTTCCTGGCAGACATGCGCAGACCGTCGTCGGTTCTCCGTAGACTGAGGCCTGTTACAGGTTAGagtaacacacattcacacacacacacgtatacgtATACTGAGGACACATCTTAAATGCATCGCCATGACGTCCACCCTCGTGAGTGTAACTCTGGTCCCTGCGTGTGCCCCCTGCTGTGTGTCCGCAGCCCAGTTGAAGATCGACATCTCCCCGGCCCCTGACTCTCCTCACTACTGTCTGTCCCCTGAACTGCTCCACGTCAAGCCCTACCCCGACCTCCGGGTGCGCCCCACCAAGGAGGTGCTGGAGTTCCCCGCTCGCTATGTCtacaccccccacaccacataCAGGTcagcgcacactcacacacacctaccggcagacattccccccccaaaaaacaggcgGTCGCGATGAATCCACGCACTCATAACATAGACATCCAACTTTATTCACGTCATCAGTTAAACGCTTTATTAACGtagttaacgcaaacccatttcaACGGCGTACAGTtttttatcgcgagattaatgttatttttggcctagcaaactttgtagttttattcacatgctgttgcaacagctactgacgttagaaaaactacaacaccacaccggatatAGCTAGaccagaaacaaaacaacaggcatgccgcacacacttgtttgggcttgcgagccggctaaagagtagtaggctaaagttacattttgagtggatggcgagcgcgagatgCCGAAATGAATGCCAATAatattctgaatggaaagtttactttaaaaaagttgccaaatggttctattgacaagaccaaagtgatctgtgtgttttgtcgttgtgtgAACTcaagctatcatcgcagcacgtccagtctgaaataccacttgatggccaagcacacaacTGATgtgaattctccgccccctcgtcaaagccaggcgattgcaatgttgttttcaatataaaaaaaaaaacatttgcaccaagCGATCCGATCcatttttccatgttgataagagcattaaaatgagaaaaaataatgggacaaaaagaaatcaagggacatttagaatagataaaaatatgacattaatgcgattaatcgtgatttaaatattttaatcgtttgacagcactaatataaATACAATGAGTTATTCGTTCTCATGAGTTTTTGTTTATTGCTTTCAGCGTGGCTGTTTGAGTTGACAGGATGTGTATACTAGGGAGTGTTGCCCGCTGTTTCTGTTGGTGCGAAATGGAGACCGTGTTCTACTCAGGCAGGAAGACCTTGTGTCAGTTGAACGATCCCCCAGGTGATGTAGACTCCGGAAGGGCTAAATCCTGGCCCTGCTCTGCAACGAGAACAACAACACGATTGATTCGCTCAAGCCCTCAGCCGCTGTGGATCGTTAATGCACGAAGCGAGCGTTTGGGACGTAGAGACCAACCTTAGCCGCCACGGCCCTCTGCAGCCTGGTCAGCTTCCTGTTCTGAAGCTCCaggttctgtctctgtctcttgttcCACTTCTCCAAGGTCTTCAGAAGAGCCGAGTGATTGACGGCCCTCTCCTAAACAAGACATGAAAAGTGTCTTCTTTTAGTTTGAAACAAATACCGTACCTCCGGAACGACACCCGAGTTGCAAGGCGGCAGGTACCGTGGGTGCCTGCGTGCGGTCGAGGGAGATGCACCCTGGGGGTACCTGTAGTTCCTGAAGCCGGATCAGGGTGGAGTTCTTCAAGTTGGTCTCGAGGTTGGCCAccttcttcttcagctcctcttcctcctgttccaCGTGGGCCAACTTGCTCTTGGTCTGCTCAGCTTGAGTGTACAGCTCAGCCATCTGGGCCTGTCAAAGAGAGCATCTGtcagctctttcctcctctccccccccccttccccacacacTGGGCTCCGACCAGCTGGTAGCTGACCGCACCTCAACACATACTTGCTGTTCAATGGCTTTTCACACACCTTCCTATattcttaaaatagcatctatCCCAGAGCGTTTTAACGGTAACTTTGCCCGATGGGTACGCTAAAACAGGTATGCTTTACTCCCACGCACTGTTTGTAATGCGTTTCTAAAGCGTTGGCTGTTTCCTTCACATTTGGCAAAGGAAGAAAGGGCTGCAGCTTTGTTATGTCTGTTCCGCTGCTCGGCTCGTCTCCTGGCCACAACAACAGAAGCTTATCTGACTGGGATTTCAGCTACCTGGCATACCATCTCTCAGCTTCAGCACAGCAAATCCACCCACATCCACGACTTGATAGCAAGGCCCGAATATTGCTATTAAAACAAGTCAACCATTCATCTCCATTAACCAGACAGGTTCTCAGATAACGGTGAGGAGAGtgttgagggggggaggaggaagggggtgtttttcctcacctccagcagccCGAGAGCCCCTCTGATGTGGACCTCCCGCCCGGCCGCCTGCACGGCGTCCTGGCTCAGCCCGCGCAGCGCCAGCTCGTGGCTCCTCAGGGATTCGGTGATGCGGGCGATCTTGGCCTCAGTGCTCTGGTAGATTTCGTGGAAGGACTGGCTGAACTGGAGCACGCCGTACATCAGCACGCTCACCTCATCCTGCGAGGCCGCCGCGGCCTCCGCCTTCCTGGGCGCGGCGAGGGGGGCGGCGAGGGGGCCGGTCAGGCACGCCGACACGCACAGCAGGCACAGGGTCACCCTCATCCTGGAAAGATTACTAATGAGAGACCGACCGAGGTTCTGTCTGAGAATCAATATGTCCAAAATCCAATTCTCAGTTCCCCCCTCAGTCCCCCTAATAGTTTATGGTGGAGCCTTTCTCAGAAGTGAcgtttgcgtgtttgtgtgactgtcaTTTATATTGGATTATAGAGTAGGTGTGCAAcatcgctgtgaaatatttgctCAGCAAtgggccaatcagagagcagcCCAGTGGCCTTAGTCCGAACGACCTTGAAGTTTTGCTCAACCCCTGAAATTGTTCAATCCTTGGGCTCTAAATACCGTTTGCCCCGTACCGTTTCTTCTCACGCTGTTGTATCTATATGTCACCATCCATTATAGCAAGTCTGAGGATCAATTCTTTGTGTTGAGAGATTCTTGATGGTGGATTATCAGCAACTGAATCAAATCGGAGGTTGTAAAATGTGCACGTCGGTGACTCTTCTTGTGTTTGACTTGGGAGTGGTTTCCAGGTCACTCACACCTATGCAAGTGACCTCATGCACGGGTCAAACTCTCTAGGCTGTGTTAAGGACAGTCCAGCAGATTGACAGATGGCCTtttcacacaacacagacagattaATTCGATAGTCCCCTGCTGTTTTGGTCAGACTGTTGGGTCTGCCTGTTCTCTCACAGTCTGTGTACActgcatacagttaggtccataaatatttggacattgacacaattttcataattttggctctgtataccaccacaatggatttgaaatgaaacaatcaagatgtgctttaagtgcagactttcagctttaatttcagggtatttacatccaaatcaggtgaacggtgtaggaattacaacacatttgatatgtggaccccccctttttaagggaccaacataatcataaatctaattgtcacttttaatacttggttgcaaatcctttgcagtcaatgacagcctgtagtctggaacccatagacatcaccagacgctgggtttcgtccctggtgatgctctgccaggcctctactgcaactgtcttcagttcctgcttgttcttggggcattttcccttcagttttgtctttagcaagtgaaatgcatgctcaattggatttaggtcaggtgattgacttggccattgcagaacattccacttctttgccttaaaaaactctttggttgctttcgcagtatgcttcgggtcattgtccatctgcactgtgaagcgccgtcctatgagttctgaagcatttggctgaatctgagcagataatattgccagaaacacttcagaattcatcctactgcttttgtcagcagtcacatcatcgataaatacaagggaaccagttccattggcagccatacatgcccacgccataacactacctccaccatgcttcactgatgaggtggtatgctttggatcatgagcagttccttcccttctccatactcttctcttcccatcattctggtacaagttgatcttgatctcatctgtccataggatgttgttccagaactgtacaggctcttttagctgttttttggcaaactctaatctggtcttcctgtttttgagactcaccaatggtttacatcttgtggtgaaccctctgtatttactctggtgaagtcttctcttaattgttgactttgacacagatacgcctacctcctggagagtgttcttgatctggccaactgttgtgaaggggtttttcttcaccagggaaataattcttctgtcatccaccacagttgttttccgtggtcttccgggtcttttggtgttgctgagctcaccagtgcgttctttctttttaagaatgtaccaaacagttgattgagccacacctaatgtttttgctatctctctgataggtttgttttgatttttcagcctaacgatggcttgcttcactgatggtgacagctctttggacttcatattgagagttgacagcaacagattccaaacacaaataccatacttgaaatgaactctagaccttttatctgctccttgtcaatgaaataacgaactcccatgagggaataacatacacctggccatggaacagctgagcagccaattgtccaattacttttggtcccttaaaaaagggggggccacatataaaatgtgttgtaattcctacaccgttcacctgatttggatgtaaataccctgaaattaaagctgaaagtctgcacttaaagcacatcttgattgtttcatttcaaatccattgtggtggtatacagagataaaatgatgaaaattgtgtcaatgtccaaatatttatggacctaactgtatatctgTACATGATTGACAGTGGGGTTGCCGTGTCCGTTACCACTCATGTTTACTCAGAACACACATGGATTCTCacaacctctctctttttcctcgctTCACTCGTTTGATTTACTTTGCATAAAATTGGCTCTCATTAaggcttttatttatttatttggacTGCCTAACTGTTTTAAACCCTCAGCAACCCTCTGTTGGATATTTCACAGGCGAGGCTGGAAAATGTGTTTGGCTGTAAATACATGGGCAGGCACACTGTAGACGAGCTGAAAATGGAATGCCTTGACCTCATATCCCATCGCTATTCTGTCATTGCATTGAAATTCACCTccgcctccctttctcttttcctcctctgtgtcctcccttcctccccctcttcctccactcctttGTCGTCTGCAGGAACCTGCTGTATGTGTACCCCCAGAGTCTGAACTTCAGCAGTCGGCAGGGCTCTGTCAGGAACATCGCTGTGAAGGTCCAGTTCATGGCAGGAGAGGACCCCAGCCAGGCCATGTCGGTGAGTGGCTCCGACCAATCGCACGCCAGGAGACTGCAGTGTCCTCATGACAATGGCATCTCCCCCCACAAAGACCGGCCTCGGGCTATGAAAGCTAAGGTTTCGTTGTTTGacaaggtccccccccccccacacacacacacaagaatgtCTATTGTGTGCACAGCTGTGTTACATTAGGATCATTGTGGTCTTAGTTTCTTGGAAAATACAGTATGTCTGATAAGTTGATATATGTTTTACCTGCGTGATGTTTTTGAGTGCAGTTCAGACAAAGGGGGATGACATTTCTTAATCTGATTGAGGTAGAAACTGACCTAATTATAATCTGTGCAACTGTCACTAGCCTCCAATTCCTAACAGGGAGGTGGATTACCAAATGAGCAGTCCAATCAATTtaaataacaaaaataaaataaaacattcatAAATTAAAATACACATGGACAGTTACTTAGTGTAATTGCTTAACACAAAATGCATCTCAAAAGTGACTAGGTTGTTCTTGACATGTATTTTTACAAACAAGACAATGACATGCCATAAACATGTTTTGCCAGTAGATTACATCATGCTTGACTCATGTTTTGACTAACTTATCCTTGAGATCAGATCTGCTTGTGATGCGGAGAAACACAGTGTGATTTCAAGTGCACCCCCTGCTGCTGAAACGAaagcaaaaaacacatttgacgTCATGAAAGCGTATCTTTTCTCACTCAAACAGGTCATCTTCGGCAAGTCCAGCTGTGCAGAGTTCATAAAAGAGGCCTACACTCCGGTCATCTACCATAACAAGTATTCCCACTCCCACCTCGTTCTTTCGTCACATACagatcctcttcatcctctttccaccgcctctcacctccctgcctctctctccctccgtccctccctcgcccctcccAAGGTCTCCAGAGTTCTACGAGGAGGTCAAGATGAAGATTCCCGCCAACCTGACGGATAACCACCACCTGCTTTTCACCTTCTATCACATCAGCTGCCAGCCCAAGCAGAACACGCCCCTGGAGACCCCAGTGGGATACACCGTGAGTACAGCATGCTAGGAAGGCCACGATCACAGCCGCACTGCCATGCCATGACGGCTCGTGTGGCCAGAGATCTGAGGTCCTGCTGCCATCTGCTCTCCACAGTGGATCCCTCTCATGCAACATGGCCGCCTTCGGACCGGATCCTTtagtctccctgtgtctgtggagaagctgccccccAGCTACTCCGTCCTCACACCAGATgtaagtgtgtctgtgactgtgtgtttgtgtatgtctgtgactgtgtgtttgtgtgagactgtgtgcgtgtctgtgactGCGTGTGTCGTGGTCAGGGTGGTTGACGTACCCCATGTCTCTCGTTCCAGGTGCAGCTTCCAGGCATGAAGTGGGTGGACAACCACAAAGGGGTGTTTAACGTGGAGGTGACGGCTGCATCGTCAGTTCACACTCAGGTCCGAGCGCgacacacctcacccccccccacacacacacacacacacaccctttcttcCTTGCTAATTCAGCCTCTCGTCACACCTCCTAAACACgggcgcgtgtgtctgtgtcggcAGGACCCTCACCTGGACAAGTTCTTCACGCTGGCGTACGTCCTGGAGGAGTACTCGTTCCCCTTCCGCCTGAAGGACGTGATCATCAGCGAGGCCAACGTGGAGGGGGAGCTGAAGGCCAGCATCTCGGCCCTGCGCGGGGCGCTCCTGGACACCTGCGTGCGCTTCCTGCACCAGCTGCTCAGCAAGCTCATCCTGCTCATCGTGCACCCGCCCGTCATCGCCGGCCAGATAGGTGAGACGGCCCCCCGGGCTTCCAGGCGGCCATTTTGTTGacctcgcccccctcctcctcctcgcgctGAGGCCTCACGCTCCGCTCTTCCCCGTTCCGTCTCAGTGAACCTGGGCCGGGCGGCCTTCGAGGCCATGGCCCTGCTGGTCAACCAGATCCATAAGAACCTGGAGGGGAACCAGGACCAGCACGGCCGCAACAACCTGCTGATGTCCTACATCCACTACTGCTTCCACCTGCCCAGCACCGAGCCAGCcatgccccctgctggtgagtgATCCCTGGGCCCCACAGCCAAGACCCCTGGGGAGTCAGCCCCCACAGGGCTGGGAGATGGCTCTCCACTTTAGCAGAGAGATCCATTATCACTATCCTGCATTTAGCAGAGATCTCTGTCGATAAGGGCGTTGGCATCCGTTGCCGTGGTGACTCCCAGGACCACGTTTTAACAGATAGCCACACCTTCTTTCTCCTCAGCAGCAGGATCCCCGGCCTACGAGCTTCCAATCCACTACGCCACGTTGTCGAGGGCGACGGCGCGCCCCAGCAGCCTGCACCTGTCCCGCTCCAAGAGCATCAGCAACTCCAACCCCGACCTGGCCTCCTCGCCCGCCTCCCCTGACGAGGAGGTCCAGAGGATCATAGGCAGCAAGGTCAGCCTCACGACGTGTCCGCGGGACCCAGGACTTCCTGTGTTTCCTCGCAGCGATGAATACTATTTTTGAATactatttttatttgatttgttcTAGTATATACTGCATTATGTTTATGTGTAGCTCCTTCTACGGCTCTGAGTTGTTCCTGTGCTTCGCCTGTAGTTAGGGACGGAAACCGCAGTCTCTTCCCATGGACAATTACtgttgtgtgtttcctgtcctgCTAATGAAGGCGccattagcgtgtgtgtgtgtgtccctccctccccccccctggtGGTCTCCAGTGAGGCGCCTGTGTGCTGTACTGGatgttggtgtgcatgcctgtggTTTGCAGGGGAACTCTGTTGATTCCAACTGCCGACGCCAATTATGCAATTATGCTGTGCCTCTGTCCCCTTGTCTTCTGTCCCtcgacacccccctccccctccttcctctcccccccccctcactcctgtCTAATCTGCCCTTGTATCCTCCCTAATCTTCCCCTCCTaaacccccccctccatctcccttcctaacccctccctcctccccctccctcctcctcctccctccctcacccacctcccccccggTCCCTGCCTCTTGCCTGCCTGTGTGGGGATGCCAGGGGATAGACCGTTCCCACTCCTGGGTAAACTCTGCTTATGCCCCCGGGGGCTCCAGAGCCGTGCTCCGTCGGAACCCCAACTCCAGCTGTGAGCTCAAGCAGGTGCCTACGCCCTCCCTCtaatcccctcttctcctcctcctcgtccacgTCCCCGAATGTCACATCCGACACCCCGTCCCCACCCAACTCACCCTCGTCTCCCTCCGCTCACAGGGGACTGCAtccgtttgtttgtgtgtgtgtgtgtccatccatTCTGCTGTCCAATCAGACTCGCCCAGCTTTCCCCCTTCCTTCAGCTAGACCATTCTTTCCATGCACATGGGTCTGTCTCA contains:
- the angptl8 gene encoding uncharacterized protein angptl8 isoform X4; amino-acid sequence: MRVTLCLLCVSACLTGPLAAPLAAPRKAEAAAASQDEVSVLMYGVLQFSQSFHEIYQSTEAKIARITESLRSHELALRGLSQDAVQAAGREVHIRGALGLLEAQMAELYTQAEQTKSKLAHVEQEEEELKKKVANLETNLKNSTLIRLQELQERAVNHSALLKTLEKWNKRQRQNLELQNRKLTRLQRAVAAKSRARI
- the angptl8 gene encoding uncharacterized protein angptl8 isoform X1, yielding MRVTLCLLCVSACLTGPLAAPLAAPRKAEAAAASQDEVSVLMYGVLQFSQSFHEIYQSTEAKIARITESLRSHELALRGLSQDAVQAAGREVHIRGALGLLEAQMAELYTQAEQTKSKLAHVEQEEEELKKKVANLETNLKNSTLIRLQELQVPPGCISLDRTQAPTERAVNHSALLKTLEKWNKRQRQNLELQNRKLTRLQRAVAAKGQDLALPESTSPGGSFN
- the angptl8 gene encoding uncharacterized protein angptl8 isoform X2 — its product is MRVTLCLLCVSACLTGPLAAPLAAPRKAEAAAASQDEVSVLMYGVLQFSQSFHEIYQSTEAKIARITESLRSHELALRGLSQDAVQAAGREVHIRGALGLLEAQMAELYTQAEQTKSKLAHVEQEEEELKKKVANLETNLKNSTLIRLQELQVPPGCISLDRTQAPTERAVNHSALLKTLEKWNKRQRQNLELQNRKLTRLQRAVAAKSRARI
- the angptl8 gene encoding uncharacterized protein angptl8 isoform X3, giving the protein MRVTLCLLCVSACLTGPLAAPLAAPRKAEAAAASQDEVSVLMYGVLQFSQSFHEIYQSTEAKIARITESLRSHELALRGLSQDAVQAAGREVHIRGALGLLEAQMAELYTQAEQTKSKLAHVEQEEEELKKKVANLETNLKNSTLIRLQELQERAVNHSALLKTLEKWNKRQRQNLELQNRKLTRLQRAVAAKGQDLALPESTSPGGSFN